From bacterium, one genomic window encodes:
- a CDS encoding Eco57I restriction-modification methylase domain-containing protein has protein sequence MKRQILQDIINNFNEEKFIRFFREANDKFRHPNESLRHEDDNFGQGTKLEEIDFEDGNLIVCSLPVKKPLTERAGKKVQYELGKKILKETQTDAGIFIFYDKNGNFRFSLIYANYLGKRRDWSAFRRFTYFVSKDLTNKTFLQRISEGNFSSLEKIKEIFSVEKVTKEFYQDIAYWYFWAVKNSRFPKDAEVEDNGRNVAIIRLITRMIFIWFMREKGLMPKELFEKENINGILKNIDSDDSTYYRAILQNLFFATLNTKKGERQFRSEIRGYKGYNPDFSNQYVYRYHDLFTNSEKMEEYFGNIPFLNGGLFDCLDDGTNDIYIDGFTERKQEYQPSVPNFLFFSDEQNIDLNSDYGTKNKNYKVQGLLNILSSFNFTIDENSPDDADIALDPELLGRVFENLLASFNPETSTTARKATGSYYTPREIVDYMVVESLKAYFKTHLSEIDNIDGKLDTLFSKEKEENPFNKSESKELAELIESVRIVDPAVGSGAFPMGALNKMVFILGKIDPDNELWKQAQLAAANKIPDLQVSKIAKQQIEEFFKDKNADYGRKLYLIQKCIYGVDIQQIAVEITKLRFFISLLVDEKIDETKENYGIEALPNLDFKIMQGNSLISEFLGIDFDKENGEEKEQTGLGFEEKADSIIKEFEQKKFDFQNESDRHKKNKLKQEVEDLMIKIFESKIKKQKAGYFRQIEDIERKYEILPNKKTREEQISKEKQKLSKKTGFDLENIEKQLREFTSKNKTRPFFLWKLYFAEVFEKGGFDIVIGNPPYGAKYSNQEKEFFKMRYKSTKTYEGQRGSTDTFVIFTEMGFNILIKNGSLNFILPISITSSDSMANIHELLEENCRIIKISSYAVRPQPIFENSVVNTAILFFIKTLARNEQIMTTKMYRKGKRFDLANLLKNLQFIDVKDYKLRGRYPKIGLPIEIDMLKKLLKLKIKIKDLLNDSGKPIYYRFAGGRYFKVVTNYSTGSSAERKICFDSEIADIVGAILSSNLFFWFYQIYSDNLNLKSYEVESFPIPLNKISKENIKKIKELYVTYLKSVEENARIRTTRNYANIDSFKEYKISKSKKYIDGIDDYIAPLYGLSQEELRFVKNYELEFRLLGNED, from the coding sequence ATGAAAAGACAAATTCTCCAGGATATTATTAACAATTTTAATGAAGAAAAATTCATAAGGTTTTTTCGTGAGGCGAATGATAAATTCCGCCATCCCAATGAGTCTCTGCGTCACGAGGATGATAACTTCGGACAGGGCACCAAATTGGAAGAAATTGATTTTGAAGATGGAAACCTAATAGTATGTTCGTTGCCTGTTAAAAAACCTCTAACAGAAAGAGCAGGGAAAAAAGTACAGTATGAACTGGGTAAGAAAATCCTTAAAGAGACCCAGACCGATGCAGGTATTTTTATTTTTTATGATAAAAATGGCAACTTTCGTTTCAGTTTAATCTACGCAAACTATCTGGGTAAACGTCGTGATTGGAGCGCTTTCCGCCGCTTTACCTATTTTGTAAGTAAAGATCTTACAAATAAAACATTTCTTCAAAGAATTTCTGAAGGTAATTTTTCTTCTCTGGAAAAAATTAAGGAAATTTTTTCTGTAGAAAAGGTTACTAAGGAATTTTACCAAGATATAGCTTACTGGTATTTCTGGGCGGTTAAGAATTCCAGATTCCCCAAGGATGCCGAGGTAGAAGATAATGGTAGGAATGTTGCTATTATCCGGCTAATAACAAGAATGATTTTTATCTGGTTTATGCGGGAAAAAGGTTTGATGCCAAAAGAACTGTTTGAAAAAGAAAATATCAATGGAATTCTTAAAAACATTGATTCTGACGATTCAACTTACTATCGGGCAATCTTGCAAAACCTGTTTTTCGCTACCTTAAATACCAAAAAAGGCGAACGACAGTTCAGAAGCGAAATACGTGGGTATAAAGGATATAATCCCGATTTCAGCAATCAATACGTATATCGTTACCATGACCTTTTTACAAACTCTGAAAAAATGGAAGAATATTTTGGAAATATTCCGTTTCTTAACGGTGGGCTGTTTGACTGTCTCGATGATGGTACAAATGATATTTACATAGATGGTTTTACTGAAAGAAAACAAGAATATCAACCGAGTGTCCCGAATTTTCTATTCTTCAGCGATGAGCAAAATATTGACTTAAACTCTGATTATGGTACTAAAAACAAGAACTATAAGGTACAGGGACTTTTGAATATTTTATCTTCATTTAACTTTACTATTGACGAAAACTCTCCAGACGATGCAGATATTGCTCTTGACCCAGAACTTCTGGGCAGGGTTTTTGAAAATCTTCTGGCAAGTTTTAATCCTGAGACATCCACTACCGCTCGCAAAGCTACCGGCAGTTATTATACTCCAAGAGAAATTGTTGATTATATGGTTGTAGAATCGCTTAAAGCGTATTTCAAGACACACCTTTCAGAAATAGACAATATTGACGGGAAACTTGACACCTTGTTTTCAAAAGAAAAAGAGGAAAACCCTTTTAATAAATCTGAATCTAAAGAACTTGCGGAACTAATTGAAAGCGTTAGAATTGTTGACCCGGCTGTGGGTTCAGGTGCTTTTCCAATGGGCGCACTTAACAAGATGGTATTTATCCTTGGTAAAATTGACCCTGACAACGAATTATGGAAACAGGCACAACTCGCAGCCGCAAATAAAATACCAGACCTACAGGTCAGCAAAATTGCAAAACAGCAGATTGAAGAATTCTTCAAAGACAAAAATGCTGACTATGGACGTAAACTATACTTAATACAAAAATGTATTTACGGCGTGGATATTCAGCAAATCGCTGTAGAAATAACTAAACTACGCTTCTTCATTTCTCTTCTTGTAGATGAAAAAATTGATGAAACAAAAGAAAACTATGGGATTGAAGCATTGCCAAACCTTGATTTTAAAATTATGCAGGGCAATAGTCTGATTTCTGAATTTCTTGGGATAGATTTTGATAAAGAAAACGGAGAAGAAAAAGAGCAGACAGGGTTGGGATTTGAAGAAAAGGCAGACTCTATTATTAAAGAATTTGAGCAAAAGAAATTTGATTTTCAAAATGAATCCGACAGACATAAAAAAAATAAATTAAAACAAGAAGTGGAAGATTTGATGATAAAAATCTTTGAATCAAAAATAAAAAAACAGAAAGCAGGTTATTTTAGACAAATAGAAGACATTGAAAGGAAATATGAGATACTTCCTAACAAGAAAACACGCGAAGAACAAATATCGAAAGAAAAACAAAAACTTTCTAAAAAAACCGGCTTTGATTTAGAAAATATAGAAAAACAACTTCGAGAATTTACCAGCAAGAATAAAACACGACCGTTTTTCCTCTGGAAACTCTACTTTGCAGAAGTCTTTGAAAAAGGTGGTTTTGATATAGTTATTGGAAACCCGCCGTATGGAGCTAAATATTCGAATCAGGAAAAAGAGTTCTTTAAAATGCGCTATAAAAGCACAAAAACTTATGAAGGACAAAGGGGTTCTACAGATACCTTTGTCATATTTACTGAAATGGGCTTTAATATTCTAATAAAGAATGGCAGTCTCAATTTCATATTACCGATATCTATAACTTCTAGCGATTCGATGGCAAATATACACGAACTTTTGGAAGAAAACTGCAGGATTATCAAAATTTCATCTTACGCTGTTAGACCACAGCCTATATTTGAAAATTCTGTTGTAAATACAGCTATTCTTTTTTTTATTAAGACGCTTGCAAGAAATGAGCAGATTATGACAACAAAAATGTATAGGAAAGGAAAAAGATTTGATTTAGCTAACTTATTGAAGAACCTTCAATTTATAGACGTAAAAGATTATAAGCTTAGAGGAAGGTATCCTAAAATTGGCTTACCTATCGAAATCGATATGTTGAAAAAATTGCTCAAATTAAAAATAAAAATTAAAGATCTTTTAAACGACAGCGGTAAACCAATATATTATCGTTTTGCTGGAGGGCGATATTTCAAAGTCGTTACGAACTACTCTACGGGTTCTTCCGCGGAAAGAAAAATATGTTTTGATAGTGAGATAGCTGACATTGTGGGGGCAATTTTAAGTAGTAATTTATTTTTTTGGTTTTATCAGATTTATTCCGATAACTTAAATCTAAAATCGTACGAGGTTGAATCATTTCCAATTCCCCTAAATAAAATAAGCAAGGAAAATATCAAAAAAATTAAAGAGTTATACGTCACTTATCTAAAAAGCGTTGAAGAAAATGCGCGCATAAGAACAACAAGGAATTATGCAAATATA
- a CDS encoding SNF2-related protein, translating to MKNFITNSGAENLKKRLVKLISKSDELKFLVGFFYFSGIRELCSELKQNPKVILKVLVGLNVDKLNFQLVEYADLDDHSGRLSNEEISQRFFESIKKSINTEKFDTKEFYIQVKFFMDLIKSNRLIIRKTFHPNHAKLYIFKLQDEQVGRQNLFITGSSNLTGLGLTTQEEFNVEISDYGFESAEEYYDTLWNEAVKITENTDLKKRLIELVEKETLVKKITPFEAFVLILKIYLDSFEKREIGQSLIKTLEDNGYIPYQYQLDAIRQALAIIENNNGVILADVVGLGKTIIACSVAKELRKRGVIICPPGIMGDPRKKDSGWNMYKEQFGLYDWEVWSLGDLEKLQEFVKKTKDVEVVIVDEAHRFRNQDTESYEYLKNICRNKLVMLLTATPFNNRPGDILSLLKLFITPKKSSITMENSLVDRFKSFKGSFDRLGYIKKHWNATNQQKRSKAHSDYKTFFGEKFDVVSGLEKVARRSKYLAKQIRDVIEPVTIRRNRLDLEENPDYNKEVKNLSKVADPKEWFFELTKEQSVLYDNVIKLYFGDPDNGGMFKGAIYRPFEYETAKEKIVGEKLSDKENFEFYSQRNLYDFMRRLLVKRFESSFGSFEQSLKNFKRIAESVLTFIERTGKYILDRSLLERIYDKEPEEIEEHLDEYTKKINAGEYPKNHKVYKLADFKYRDEFIEDIKSDLKLFNEILDSLNKFNLVRNDPKTSCLIKNLESQLKKEPNRKIVIFSEYLDTVKYLEPHIKKVFGDRLLVIAGDLTAKNLSAINTNFDASFSEQKDDFDILLSSDKISEGFNLNRSGIVINYDIPWNPVRIIQRLGRINRISKKVFDKLFIVNFFPTEQGAELVQAREIASNKMFLIHNTLGEDSKIFAIDEEPSPAKLYNKMQQNPDKLEEESFYTKALKEFIRIKKENPGLIAALETFPPRIKVAKKADTDELLVFLKKGRLYIHGTIYKQEEKDTFFQATFEESYNKILCKPDEEPLELGAKFWSAYESIKNFRDHRVGPPTERSLEEQAKNNLKTLIYRNHTEEIQLVKNFLKVLLEDITDYGTLPDYTLRRIANFESSTEKQLNQSLKEIYALKDKLGADYLEREKFQQKNLTKEIIVAIENQKL from the coding sequence ATGAAAAATTTCATAACCAATAGTGGTGCAGAAAACCTAAAAAAACGACTGGTTAAACTGATAAGCAAAAGTGATGAATTAAAATTTTTGGTCGGTTTTTTTTATTTCTCTGGTATAAGGGAACTTTGCTCTGAACTCAAGCAAAACCCCAAAGTAATACTTAAAGTCCTGGTTGGTCTCAATGTTGATAAATTAAATTTTCAATTGGTTGAGTATGCTGATTTAGATGATCACAGCGGTCGTTTATCTAATGAAGAAATAAGCCAAAGGTTTTTTGAATCCATAAAAAAATCCATTAACACTGAAAAGTTTGACACCAAAGAATTTTACATACAAGTCAAGTTTTTTATGGACCTTATAAAAAGTAATCGGCTCATTATAAGAAAGACCTTCCATCCTAACCATGCGAAACTATACATATTCAAATTGCAGGATGAGCAGGTAGGACGCCAAAATCTCTTCATCACCGGTAGCAGTAACCTTACAGGTTTAGGGCTTACTACTCAAGAAGAGTTTAACGTTGAAATCAGCGATTACGGTTTTGAAAGTGCTGAAGAATACTATGATACCTTATGGAACGAAGCGGTCAAAATTACCGAAAATACAGATCTTAAGAAAAGATTGATAGAACTTGTTGAAAAAGAAACCCTAGTCAAAAAAATCACTCCATTTGAAGCGTTTGTTCTTATTCTGAAAATATACCTTGATTCTTTTGAAAAAAGAGAAATTGGGCAATCTCTTATCAAAACTCTCGAAGACAACGGCTATATACCTTATCAATATCAATTGGATGCTATTCGCCAAGCATTAGCAATAATAGAAAACAACAATGGTGTTATTCTTGCTGACGTTGTAGGGCTGGGTAAAACTATTATTGCTTGTTCCGTTGCCAAAGAATTGCGGAAAAGAGGAGTAATAATCTGCCCGCCCGGTATTATGGGAGACCCCAGAAAAAAAGATTCCGGCTGGAATATGTATAAAGAGCAATTTGGTTTATATGACTGGGAGGTATGGTCTCTCGGTGATTTGGAAAAACTTCAGGAATTTGTAAAGAAAACCAAAGATGTAGAGGTTGTTATAGTTGACGAAGCACATCGGTTCAGAAACCAAGATACGGAGAGTTATGAATATTTAAAAAATATCTGTCGTAACAAATTAGTAATGCTTCTTACTGCTACTCCGTTCAACAACCGCCCAGGTGACATTTTATCACTTCTCAAACTATTTATCACTCCAAAGAAATCATCAATAACCATGGAAAACAGTCTTGTTGATCGCTTCAAGTCTTTCAAAGGTTCTTTTGACCGACTCGGTTATATCAAGAAACACTGGAATGCAACAAACCAGCAAAAACGTAGTAAAGCACATAGTGATTACAAAACATTTTTTGGAGAAAAATTTGATGTTGTCTCTGGTTTGGAAAAAGTAGCAAGACGTTCAAAATATCTGGCAAAACAGATACGAGATGTTATAGAACCCGTAACTATTCGACGCAATCGTTTAGATTTGGAAGAAAACCCAGATTATAACAAAGAAGTAAAAAATCTGTCTAAGGTTGCCGACCCTAAAGAATGGTTCTTTGAACTGACAAAGGAACAATCTGTTCTTTATGACAATGTAATCAAATTATACTTTGGCGACCCTGATAACGGCGGAATGTTTAAGGGAGCGATTTACAGGCCTTTTGAATACGAAACGGCAAAAGAAAAAATTGTGGGAGAAAAACTGTCTGATAAAGAAAATTTTGAATTTTATTCCCAACGTAATCTATACGATTTTATGCGCCGGTTGCTGGTAAAAAGATTTGAAAGTTCGTTCGGCTCCTTTGAACAAAGTCTTAAAAACTTCAAACGTATTGCTGAATCAGTCTTAACATTCATTGAGCGAACAGGCAAATATATACTGGATAGAAGTTTGCTTGAACGAATATACGACAAAGAACCAGAAGAGATTGAAGAACATCTGGACGAATATACGAAAAAAATCAACGCAGGCGAGTATCCTAAAAACCATAAAGTTTATAAACTGGCTGACTTTAAGTATAGAGATGAATTTATAGAAGACATAAAATCTGACCTGAAGCTTTTCAATGAAATTCTTGATTCTCTGAATAAATTTAATCTGGTCAGAAATGATCCCAAGACATCTTGTTTGATTAAAAACCTTGAATCTCAACTAAAAAAAGAGCCCAACAGAAAAATTGTTATCTTTTCCGAATATCTTGATACAGTGAAATATCTTGAACCACATATTAAAAAAGTCTTTGGCGATAGGTTGCTGGTTATTGCTGGTGACCTGACAGCAAAAAACCTATCTGCAATAAACACAAATTTTGACGCTTCCTTCTCTGAACAGAAAGATGATTTTGATATCTTGTTATCTTCAGATAAAATTTCAGAAGGTTTTAACCTAAACCGTTCTGGTATTGTCATCAATTATGATATTCCATGGAATCCTGTTCGCATTATTCAACGGTTGGGACGTATCAACCGAATAAGTAAAAAAGTGTTTGACAAACTTTTTATCGTCAACTTCTTTCCTACTGAACAGGGGGCAGAATTGGTACAAGCAAGGGAGATTGCCAGCAATAAAATGTTTTTGATTCATAATACTCTCGGTGAAGATTCTAAAATATTTGCTATTGACGAAGAACCGTCTCCTGCCAAATTATATAACAAAATGCAACAAAATCCCGACAAACTGGAAGAAGAAAGTTTTTATACAAAGGCTTTAAAAGAGTTTATAAGAATAAAAAAAGAAAATCCAGGTCTAATTGCTGCTTTGGAAACTTTCCCTCCACGTATAAAAGTGGCAAAAAAAGCTGATACAGATGAACTATTGGTCTTTCTTAAAAAAGGCAGACTGTATATTCATGGAACCATATACAAGCAGGAAGAGAAAGATACCTTTTTTCAGGCAACTTTTGAAGAATCCTACAATAAAATTCTGTGTAAACCTGACGAAGAACCGTTAGAACTCGGAGCAAAGTTTTGGAGTGCTTATGAAAGTATAAAAAACTTCAGGGATCACAGAGTAGGACCGCCAACTGAACGAAGTTTGGAAGAACAAGCCAAGAACAACCTTAAGACACTTATATATAGAAACCATACAGAAGAAATACAACTGGTAAAAAATTTCTTAAAAGTACTGCTTGAAGATATTACCGATTATGGCACATTGCCGGATTATACATTGCGAAGGATAGCCAACTTTGAAAGCAGCACAGAAAAACAACTTAACCAATCTCTCAAAGAAATCTATGCTTTGAAAGATAAACTTGGTGCTGATTATCTTGAAAGAGAGAAATTCCAACAAAAGAATTTAACTAAAGAAATTATTGTTGCTATTGAAAATCAAAAATTATGA
- a CDS encoding DUF1343 domain-containing protein, whose protein sequence is MNNVYRTSILLVFLFIISSFSFIYSENIVKTGLDVIKENPPDIIKGKNIGLITNYTAVDNEMRSALDVISNLKDVNIVAAYSPEHGFTGGKMGHIDNSEDKKRGVRIFSLHGNTKIPTKEMLKGVDLLIFDIQDIGVRSYTYISTMKNCMVAATKNRIPFVVLDRPNPLGGIVVDGPVLDMSFASFIGAGPIAYVHGMTIGEIALFFNTELKIKCNLTVVPMVGWERRMDWQDTKLNWIPTSPHIPENDTPLFYATTGILGETPLVNIGVGYTLPFKIVGAPWIDAELITQKLNEKNLPGVSFHPFYFTPFYHHYNKSFCQGFKIIVTNKEVFMPVSTGYHIIETLIKLYPEDFKIGQLSNNIVKMFNQANGTDRVLKMLLNKDSAEMIIKSYEPKLTSFKEKRKKYLLYQ, encoded by the coding sequence ATGAACAATGTTTATAGAACAAGTATATTGTTGGTTTTTTTATTTATTATTTCTTCTTTTTCTTTTATATACTCAGAAAATATTGTTAAAACAGGGTTAGATGTAATAAAAGAGAACCCTCCAGATATAATTAAGGGCAAAAATATTGGTCTTATAACAAACTATACTGCAGTTGATAATGAGATGAGGAGTGCTTTAGATGTAATATCTAACTTAAAGGATGTAAATATAGTGGCTGCCTATTCTCCAGAACACGGGTTTACTGGGGGCAAAATGGGGCATATAGATAACTCAGAAGACAAAAAAAGAGGTGTTCGAATTTTCAGTCTACACGGTAATACAAAAATCCCAACAAAAGAGATGTTAAAAGGTGTTGACCTTCTGATATTTGATATTCAAGATATAGGGGTACGTTCATACACATATATTTCAACTATGAAAAACTGTATGGTGGCAGCAACCAAAAATAGAATACCCTTTGTTGTTCTTGACAGACCTAATCCGCTCGGAGGAATTGTGGTTGACGGTCCTGTTTTAGATATGTCGTTTGCTTCTTTTATAGGAGCCGGTCCCATAGCTTATGTTCATGGGATGACAATTGGAGAGATCGCTCTTTTTTTTAATACAGAACTTAAGATAAAATGTAACCTAACAGTTGTTCCTATGGTAGGGTGGGAAAGAAGAATGGATTGGCAAGATACAAAACTCAACTGGATACCTACCTCACCTCATATACCAGAAAACGATACCCCTTTATTTTACGCTACAACAGGAATTTTGGGAGAAACTCCTCTTGTAAATATAGGTGTGGGGTATACCCTGCCATTTAAAATAGTAGGTGCGCCTTGGATAGACGCTGAATTAATTACTCAAAAACTTAATGAGAAAAACCTACCGGGAGTATCTTTTCATCCTTTCTACTTTACTCCTTTTTATCATCATTATAATAAAAGTTTTTGTCAAGGGTTCAAGATAATTGTCACCAATAAAGAGGTTTTTATGCCTGTATCTACCGGTTATCATATAATCGAAACTCTTATAAAACTATATCCTGAGGATTTTAAGATAGGACAACTTTCAAACAATATTGTTAAGATGTTTAACCAAGCAAATGGAACAGACAGGGTGTTAAAAATGTTGCTGAATAAAGATTCAGCTGAGATGATAATAAAAAGTTATGAACCGAAACTTACCAGTTTTAAAGAAAAACGGAAAAAGTATCTTTTATATCAATGA
- a CDS encoding flavodoxin family protein, which produces MKVLTILGSRNPEGQTARAVQALLKGVKTKTDQTEEVFLPKQKIERCRQCNDNGWGICRSEGRCIIDDDFALLVDKIKKSDIVVFATPVYFSDLSESLKSFLDRLRRTTMNDKGKEGITNKPTIGICVAGGGGGGSAACTFSLEKVLYLCGFNVLDMVAVRRQNLSMKLDILKITGEWLINLEEK; this is translated from the coding sequence ATGAAGGTCTTAACAATTCTTGGTAGCCGTAATCCAGAAGGTCAGACAGCCAGAGCAGTTCAAGCTTTACTAAAAGGCGTAAAAACTAAAACAGACCAAACAGAAGAAGTGTTTCTACCAAAACAAAAGATTGAAAGATGTAGACAATGTAATGATAATGGTTGGGGTATTTGTCGTTCAGAGGGAAGATGTATAATAGATGATGATTTTGCTTTATTGGTTGATAAAATCAAGAAATCTGATATAGTTGTTTTTGCTACACCTGTGTATTTTAGCGACCTAAGTGAAAGTTTAAAGTCTTTTCTCGACCGGCTTAGACGTACAACAATGAACGATAAAGGTAAAGAGGGAATAACCAATAAACCGACTATTGGTATCTGTGTTGCTGGTGGTGGAGGAGGCGGTTCTGCTGCATGCACTTTTAGTTTGGAGAAGGTGTTGTATCTATGCGGGTTTAATGTTCTGGATATGGTTGCGGTTCGTCGGCAGAACCTAAGTATGAAATTGGATATACTTAAAATTACCGGAGAATGGCTAATAAATTTAGAAGAAAAATAG
- the lexA gene encoding transcriptional repressor LexA encodes MSLTEKQQKILDYIKKQIQENGYPPTIREIGEKFSLSSTGSVRDHLKVLSDKKYIERLPGISRGIRLQDKPLQSSSTSIPVVGRITAGKPELAIEDIEGTICIDKKLVDKGTTFALKVKGDSMIDAGIQEGDYVIVKPQNVCEQGEIIIALIEGEATVKRFKRKGNNLFLQPANPSYEPIKIDERVKIIGKVVGLIRYYN; translated from the coding sequence ATGAGTTTAACAGAGAAACAACAAAAGATACTTGATTACATTAAAAAACAGATTCAAGAGAACGGCTACCCGCCCACAATACGAGAGATAGGTGAAAAATTCTCTTTATCTTCAACAGGTAGCGTTAGGGACCATTTAAAAGTTCTTAGTGACAAAAAATATATAGAACGTCTTCCTGGAATCTCACGAGGTATTCGGTTACAGGATAAACCTTTACAATCTTCTTCTACTTCTATCCCCGTTGTAGGAAGGATTACTGCTGGCAAACCAGAACTTGCCATAGAAGATATTGAGGGCACAATATGCATAGATAAAAAACTTGTTGATAAAGGTACAACTTTTGCTTTAAAGGTTAAGGGAGATAGTATGATTGACGCAGGTATACAAGAAGGTGACTATGTAATTGTTAAACCTCAAAATGTATGTGAGCAGGGTGAAATTATTATTGCTTTGATTGAAGGTGAAGCCACAGTAAAAAGGTTCAAACGTAAAGGTAACAACCTTTTTTTACAACCAGCCAACCCTTCTTATGAACCAATAAAAATTGATGAAAGGGTCAAAATTATAGGTAAAGTAGTCGGTCTTATAAGGTATTACAACTAA